A single window of Sphingobacteriales bacterium DNA harbors:
- a CDS encoding NifU family protein, producing the protein MNNDDIQQQHCDDLLQKAREALLPLQPYFEADGGAVEVLRLTEEGVLQVKLLGNCESCRISMMTTAGMEQVIRAAVPEIKRVEAVAV; encoded by the coding sequence ATGAACAACGACGACATACAGCAGCAGCATTGTGACGATTTGCTCCAAAAAGCCCGCGAAGCCTTATTGCCTTTGCAGCCCTATTTTGAGGCAGACGGCGGCGCAGTAGAAGTATTGCGCCTCACCGAAGAGGGAGTATTGCAGGTAAAATTGCTGGGAAATTGCGAGTCGTGCCGTATCAGTATGATGACTACCGCAGGTATGGAGCAGGTAATAAGAGCCGCCGTACCTGAAATAAAAAGGGTAGAGGCGGTAGCAGTATAA
- a CDS encoding serine/threonine-protein kinase: protein MMEDYKKRYTFDVNKDLIGKGGFSKVYRAMDNYRKRPVALKFYYGIWSEKYDIISEINRMEDIIHPNLIRYYDATIIETIGALGDQERIQVGIMEYADAGDLTSVYSKNDPILFKKLILDILEGLKYLHQKGIAHRDMKPKNILLSHALEEFGLVAKIADFGISKKVGIEETGASTQLLGSIEYMAPEQFNTRRFGIDNKLHTNVDLWALGVIVYEMLVHQTPFGTRSTGFSNEDILNNIVFADLKIDYSKLEEPFRTIVQRCLVKNAAERVKTADELIALLKEKTPVTAPPPVVAIPPAEKTPPAVVSKSAATQETVVISKVPSEPPAATVPKVAAESTNDKATRILERVNAGLPSQKSGHSQPTSPALPSDIFSGSTYIPPTPKYNPNNGRHNPTLESGKEYFKRRDYVHSFQYLNSVAENTLDTEAKFYKGFMFYNGKCGGAHDPLHGRRLMDEAKSEDRALVVDLMVKYVLTDYR from the coding sequence ATGATGGAAGATTATAAAAAGCGTTATACTTTTGATGTCAATAAAGACCTCATCGGCAAAGGCGGTTTTTCAAAAGTATATCGCGCTATGGATAACTACCGCAAACGCCCCGTTGCGCTGAAATTTTATTATGGAATATGGTCGGAAAAATACGACATCATCAGCGAAATCAACCGTATGGAAGACATCATACACCCGAATTTGATACGCTACTACGATGCCACCATTATTGAAACCATTGGAGCTTTGGGCGACCAAGAGCGTATTCAGGTAGGAATTATGGAGTATGCCGATGCGGGAGATTTGACCTCGGTGTATTCCAAAAACGACCCGATACTATTTAAAAAATTGATTTTGGATATTTTGGAGGGTTTGAAATACTTGCACCAAAAAGGCATTGCCCACCGCGATATGAAACCGAAAAACATACTCCTGTCGCACGCTTTGGAAGAGTTTGGATTGGTGGCAAAAATAGCGGATTTCGGTATCAGTAAAAAAGTGGGGATTGAGGAAACGGGTGCTTCTACACAGTTGCTCGGCAGCATTGAATATATGGCTCCCGAACAATTTAATACGCGCCGTTTTGGAATAGACAATAAATTGCACACCAATGTTGATTTGTGGGCTTTGGGAGTTATTGTGTATGAAATGTTGGTGCATCAAACGCCTTTCGGCACGCGCTCTACGGGCTTCAGCAATGAGGATATTTTAAATAATATCGTATTTGCCGATTTAAAGATAGATTATTCCAAATTAGAAGAACCTTTTAGAACGATAGTGCAGCGTTGTTTGGTAAAAAATGCTGCCGAGCGCGTAAAAACCGCCGATGAACTCATCGCTTTGCTCAAAGAAAAAACGCCGGTAACTGCCCCGCCGCCTGTTGTGGCAATACCACCTGCCGAAAAAACGCCTCCCGCCGTTGTAAGCAAATCCGCTGCCACACAAGAAACGGTTGTTATTTCCAAAGTGCCCTCTGAACCGCCCGCCGCTACCGTGCCCAAAGTTGCCGCCGAAAGCACCAACGACAAAGCCACACGCATTTTGGAGCGCGTCAATGCCGGTTTACCTTCGCAAAAAAGCGGTCATTCGCAGCCTACATCGCCTGCTTTGCCTTCGGATATTTTCAGCGGAAGTACCTATATTCCGCCTACACCGAAGTACAATCCCAACAACGGCAGGCATAACCCGACTTTGGAATCGGGCAAGGAGTATTTTAAAAGACGTGATTATGTACACAGTTTTCAGTATCTAAACAGCGTAGCCGAAAATACGTTGGATACCGAAGCTAAATTTTATAAAGGCTTTATGTTCTACAACGGCAAATGCGGCGGCGCACACGACCCCCTGCACGGCAGACGCTTGATGGACGAAGCTAAATCCGAAGACCGCGCCTTAGTAGTAGATTTGATGGTAAAATATGTATTGACCGATTACCGTTGA
- a CDS encoding MotA/TolQ/ExbB proton channel family protein, producing MVLTIIVGIIAHTLFSYFPYGGFSSRIGQICGGELPHGMIQLFIFFLFFLGLFEVYDRFRKISYERQSLGLNFLPEQEHWVLSPDDVNDLKLKMIDYEKQHKFLLTGILRKAATKFRTEKSVSDVMQIVSSQVNINFKKSESAQAIVRYIIWAIPSIGLIGTILGIAQSLGLADRANDPVIMKQITSSMYVAYDATLVALILSLIIMWWFHQLQEQEEELHNDMEEYIMENFVNRIHVE from the coding sequence TTGGTTCTAACCATCATCGTAGGGATCATTGCACACACCTTATTTTCTTATTTTCCTTACGGAGGCTTTAGCAGTCGTATCGGTCAAATATGCGGTGGCGAATTGCCGCACGGTATGATACAACTCTTTATTTTCTTTTTGTTCTTTTTGGGATTGTTTGAAGTATATGACCGCTTCCGCAAAATCAGTTACGAACGCCAGAGTTTAGGGCTTAATTTTTTACCCGAACAAGAACACTGGGTATTGTCGCCCGATGATGTGAACGACCTCAAACTCAAAATGATTGACTACGAAAAACAACATAAATTTCTACTCACAGGTATTTTGCGCAAAGCCGCTACCAAATTCCGCACCGAAAAGTCGGTATCCGATGTAATGCAAATCGTGAGCAGCCAAGTCAATATCAACTTCAAAAAATCGGAAAGCGCACAAGCCATTGTCCGCTATATCATCTGGGCAATTCCATCTATCGGTTTGATAGGAACAATTTTGGGGATAGCGCAATCCTTGGGTTTAGCCGACCGCGCCAACGACCCCGTTATCATGAAACAAATCACCAGCAGCATGTATGTAGCCTACGATGCTACTTTGGTCGCTTTGATTTTGAGTTTGATTATTATGTGGTGGTTTCATCAATTGCAAGAGCAAGAAGAAGAACTCCACAATGATATGGAAGAATATATCATGGAGAACTTTGTGAACCGTATTCACGTTGAATAA
- a CDS encoding DUF11 domain-containing protein, giving the protein MGDGEPTGESPDNDPATTDTNENLTVDFGFYCLPCSLNSFGLSAVKDDKGTADTADDEWQIYSNPTGTNLSSTYDVSGDLTANDLPYGSAQLVGTVPASNSFVTLSITNTGTCNVCEISDFLFDINPGGADSIDLALDKSIDKTIAQIGEQVTFTITITNEGGTDASGVSVSDVLPTGISYVSSSASQGSYDSATGVWTVGDFLANDAPKTLTIVGTILSEGVHYNTAEISVMNGTDIDSTPNNGVVGEDDIDKVCVSVPMQICDDGSQSVTLFAETGLVNVMWYKDGVQVGTGSSYTTNQAGSYTYTADNGGCTTGTCCAVILEAIPCCPTNACPTIDILHR; this is encoded by the coding sequence TTGGGAGATGGTGAACCTACAGGAGAAAGTCCTGATAACGACCCTGCCACAACAGATACGAATGAAAACCTGACAGTTGACTTCGGATTTTACTGTTTGCCTTGTTCCTTGAACAGCTTCGGATTGTCAGCAGTAAAAGATGACAAAGGTACTGCCGATACAGCAGATGACGAATGGCAAATCTATTCAAATCCGACAGGAACAAACTTATCCTCAACTTACGATGTGAGCGGCGATTTGACAGCTAATGATTTGCCTTATGGCAGTGCTCAATTAGTGGGTACAGTACCTGCGAGCAACAGTTTTGTAACGCTGAGTATCACGAATACAGGTACTTGTAATGTGTGCGAAATATCAGATTTCTTGTTTGACATCAATCCGGGCGGAGCGGATTCAATAGATTTGGCATTGGATAAATCGATAGACAAAACAATCGCCCAGATAGGCGAACAGGTGACATTCACGATAACGATAACGAATGAAGGCGGCACAGATGCAAGTGGAGTTTCGGTGAGTGATGTATTGCCAACGGGTATATCGTATGTGAGCAGTTCAGCGAGTCAGGGCAGTTATGATTCGGCTACAGGCGTATGGACGGTGGGCGATTTCTTGGCGAATGATGCACCGAAAACGCTGACAATAGTAGGAACGATATTAAGCGAGGGCGTACACTACAACACGGCAGAGATCAGTGTGATGAATGGAACGGACATAGACAGCACACCGAACAATGGCGTAGTCGGAGAAGATGACATAGATAAAGTATGCGTGAGTGTACCGATGCAAATCTGTGATGACGGTAGTCAGAGTGTCACCTTATTTGCAGAAACAGGCTTAGTAAATGTAATGTGGTACAAAGACGGAGTACAAGTAGGAACGGGTAGTTCTTATACGACTAATCAGGCGGGCAGTTATACTTACACGGCTGATAACGGAGGCTGTACAACAGGCACTTGTTGTGCAGTGATTTTAGAAGCTATTCCTTGTTGTCCGACAAATGCTTGTCCTACGATTGATATTCTACACAGATAA
- a CDS encoding glycosyltransferase, protein MPILPLLYSVIIPVFNRPDEMQELLQSLSEQSEKNFEIVVVEDGSSQPCEAVLQQFAPVVGVPFSYYFKPNEGPGIARNYGAARAQGDFFLFFDSDCLLPATYFAALNASLRERPCDAFGGPDRAHASFSPLQKAINYAMTSFFTTGGIRGGSEKMDNFVPRSFNMGFSRKVFEAVGGFPEVRFAAAKAAGEDIELSMRIRQKGFRVCLVPQAYVYHKRRSTWRSFFRQTFNFGVARVSLHRRNRGALKMVHLLPALFVLACLACVAAALFMQQWRWLALPLLAAAVFFADALRLEKNVHIALLSVAAAFVQLWGYGLGFLQGVWRQLILKKQDFE, encoded by the coding sequence ATGCCCATATTGCCCCTCCTCTACTCTGTTATTATTCCGGTGTTCAATCGCCCTGACGAAATGCAGGAATTGCTGCAATCGTTGAGCGAACAGAGCGAAAAAAATTTTGAAATTGTAGTGGTGGAAGATGGCTCTTCGCAGCCTTGCGAAGCCGTTTTGCAGCAATTTGCTCCTGTTGTCGGTGTTCCTTTTTCGTATTATTTCAAGCCCAATGAAGGTCCCGGTATTGCCCGCAATTATGGTGCGGCACGTGCTCAGGGCGATTTTTTTCTTTTCTTCGACTCCGACTGCCTGCTGCCTGCTACTTATTTTGCCGCGCTTAATGCCTCTTTGCGGGAGCGTCCTTGTGATGCTTTCGGCGGTCCCGACCGTGCCCACGCCTCTTTTTCGCCGCTTCAAAAAGCCATCAACTACGCCATGACGAGTTTTTTTACAACCGGCGGCATTCGCGGCGGCAGCGAAAAAATGGATAATTTCGTGCCACGCAGTTTTAATATGGGCTTTTCGCGCAAGGTGTTTGAGGCGGTGGGGGGCTTTCCGGAGGTGCGTTTTGCTGCTGCCAAAGCCGCCGGCGAAGATATTGAATTGAGTATGCGCATCAGGCAAAAGGGATTTCGGGTGTGCTTAGTGCCACAGGCTTATGTATATCACAAACGGCGCAGCACATGGCGGAGTTTTTTTCGGCAGACGTTTAATTTCGGAGTGGCGCGGGTGAGCTTGCACCGCCGCAATCGGGGCGCACTCAAAATGGTGCATTTGCTGCCTGCTTTGTTTGTGCTGGCGTGTTTGGCGTGTGTAGCGGCGGCTTTGTTTATGCAACAGTGGCGGTGGCTGGCTTTGCCTTTGTTGGCGGCGGCGGTGTTTTTTGCAGATGCACTGCGCCTCGAAAAAAACGTGCATATTGCGCTGCTGTCGGTGGCGGCGGCTTTTGTACAATTGTGGGGCTACGGTTTAGGATTTTTGCAGGGCGTGTGGCGGCAGTTGATTTTAAAAAAACAAGACTTTGAATGA
- a CDS encoding FHA domain-containing protein, translated as MTHKIECYNCKRLTEVSPPKYRCTHCNYPLQRLVEGEVPPPDAKTIGQIQQNVAEIKQKIQQDLKPATPPDIAITIKDMSGGGNAPKEASPATKKEEQPPLSAPPKTIPIEEKKNELPKTIPPPPPAVAAPAKTREQLLKTLETLLSQKKPDVEKATLQKLEKIEVVSSHRPENSDKPIAGWLVVHTENKIPITYELYEGNNIIGRADTNHKTDIPVRDDKYVSRTHCRIEVKKDFLHRFLYVLSDDDSGDTKASTNGTFVNGLSERLPAHTVIYLRDGDIIQVGETKLAFKDTYQSDNFADAATSVVVTNYTKTIPVK; from the coding sequence ATGACCCATAAAATAGAATGTTATAACTGCAAGCGGCTCACCGAAGTAAGTCCGCCGAAATATCGTTGTACGCATTGCAATTATCCGCTCCAACGCCTTGTAGAAGGTGAAGTGCCACCGCCCGATGCCAAAACTATTGGTCAGATACAGCAAAATGTAGCAGAAATCAAACAAAAAATACAACAAGACCTCAAACCCGCCACACCACCCGACATAGCTATCACCATTAAAGATATGAGCGGAGGCGGCAATGCGCCCAAAGAGGCATCGCCTGCAACCAAAAAAGAAGAACAGCCGCCGCTTTCGGCACCGCCCAAAACAATACCGATAGAGGAGAAAAAAAACGAGTTGCCCAAAACAATACCGCCACCGCCACCCGCAGTGGCAGCACCCGCCAAAACGCGTGAACAATTGCTCAAAACACTTGAAACGCTTTTGAGCCAGAAAAAACCCGATGTAGAAAAGGCAACCCTGCAAAAATTAGAAAAAATAGAAGTGGTGAGCAGCCACCGCCCCGAAAACAGCGACAAGCCCATTGCCGGTTGGCTCGTAGTACATACCGAAAACAAAATCCCCATCACTTACGAACTCTATGAAGGGAACAACATTATCGGTCGCGCCGATACCAACCACAAAACCGACATTCCGGTGCGAGATGATAAATATGTGAGCCGCACACACTGCCGTATTGAAGTAAAAAAAGATTTTTTACACCGTTTTTTATATGTTTTAAGCGATGACGACAGTGGCGACACCAAAGCCAGCACCAATGGCACCTTTGTAAACGGACTCAGTGAGCGACTGCCCGCCCATACCGTTATTTATTTGCGCGATGGCGATATTATTCAGGTAGGCGAAACCAAACTCGCTTTCAAAGATACTTACCAATCCGACAACTTCGCCGATGCCGCCACAAGTGTAGTCGTCACCAATTATACCAAAACTATTCCTGTAAAATAA
- a CDS encoding S8 family serine peptidase, whose product MISTSIRAQVTTSDHFSGEFLVILEKSVDVKDVCEDFRFFNGKEVDLKAGRRLARSMNIWQLYFRAESADERALLEALRLHPAVHIAQFNHHNLTSRVTPNDPQFSSQWDMNSAGDIDIDAPEAWNITTGGTTTDGDEIVVAVVDGGFDLTHPDLTANYWKNTDEIAGNGIDDDGNGYIDDRDGWNAYNNNGTISSDSHGTHVAGTVGARGNNSIGVTGVNWNVKIMPVMGSTSSEATAVAAYGYILDERKLYNQTNGAQGSFVVSTNASFGVDYGQPSNYPLWCAMYDSLGVAGIVSCGATANLNIDIDAQGDIPTACASDYLISVTNTTSTDAKNGGAAYGLTTIDLGAPGTSILSTLPSSSYGNLTGTSMATPHVAGAVGLIVAAACNDFIVSYKTNPGNGALALKAAILNGTDPISALNGITVTGGRLNLYGAIMELVPGGVCNSSFTLTPTASSSSVCKGSTGNVSVNVGAVAGFSNPVTLSVSGLPSGVTASFNANPVTPVGASTLTFNVTNAAAVGTYTLTISGVSGSITQTASYQLVVVNGAPTAATLSSPANGASNQSTSPVLTWSAVSGATSYTIQIATDATFSNMIVNQSGIVATSYTASGLLPSSTYYWQVITYNGCGNSTSAAYNFITQSVSYCASAGTTFNEEWIASVTVNGTTYTSSNPAGYEDFTSNTFTVWQNTSPTISLVPAFSGTSYGEYWRIWVDWNNDGDFDDTGELAFDAGATSTTTVTGSLSVPQAASNGTHRMRVAMKWNAASTACETFQYGQVEDYSIDVQSTCQETIILTEPNYTYLDEPTWIQSFLYIQASNTISSGAEVIYTAGEAVYLVPPFHAQAGVDFQASIYYCGGITKGGNEQQEEKNISIAENINSTQPLQVVCAPNPFNWQTIFTYRLPQDGIVSLQVYDTMGRLVAKSGVLPQMNGLQQLAFERKDLSAGMYVYTLQYNDTLVSGKMIIE is encoded by the coding sequence ATGATAAGTACCTCAATTCGGGCACAAGTGACTACTTCTGACCATTTTTCGGGCGAGTTTTTGGTCATTTTGGAAAAAAGCGTTGATGTAAAAGACGTATGCGAAGATTTTCGCTTTTTCAACGGCAAAGAAGTGGATTTAAAAGCAGGCAGACGCTTGGCACGAAGTATGAACATCTGGCAATTGTATTTCCGCGCCGAATCAGCCGATGAACGCGCCTTGCTCGAAGCTCTGCGCCTGCATCCGGCAGTACATATAGCCCAATTCAACCACCACAATCTCACTTCACGGGTTACACCCAACGACCCCCAATTCAGCAGCCAGTGGGATATGAACAGTGCAGGTGACATAGATATAGATGCACCCGAAGCGTGGAATATCACCACCGGCGGCACTACTACCGATGGCGATGAAATTGTAGTGGCAGTGGTAGATGGCGGTTTTGATTTAACTCACCCTGATTTGACAGCTAATTACTGGAAAAATACCGATGAAATAGCCGGCAACGGTATTGATGACGATGGCAACGGCTACATTGACGACCGCGATGGCTGGAATGCTTATAACAACAATGGCACTATTAGCAGCGATAGCCACGGCACGCATGTGGCAGGTACAGTAGGCGCAAGAGGAAACAACAGTATTGGTGTTACTGGTGTAAACTGGAACGTAAAAATAATGCCTGTGATGGGTTCTACAAGCAGCGAAGCTACCGCAGTAGCCGCTTACGGCTATATTCTTGATGAAAGAAAACTCTATAACCAAACCAATGGCGCACAAGGATCTTTTGTCGTTTCTACCAATGCTTCCTTTGGAGTAGATTATGGTCAGCCCTCTAACTATCCGCTTTGGTGTGCTATGTACGATTCTTTGGGTGTGGCGGGTATTGTGAGTTGCGGAGCTACTGCCAATCTCAACATTGACATAGATGCACAGGGCGATATTCCTACAGCTTGCGCCAGCGACTATTTGATTTCTGTTACCAATACTACCAGCACCGATGCCAAAAACGGCGGTGCGGCTTACGGGCTTACCACCATTGATTTGGGTGCACCGGGTACTAGTATTTTATCCACCCTCCCTAGCAGTAGTTATGGCAACTTAACCGGAACTTCTATGGCTACGCCGCACGTTGCCGGAGCAGTGGGCTTGATAGTGGCCGCCGCCTGCAATGATTTTATCGTTTCTTACAAAACAAACCCGGGCAACGGAGCATTGGCACTCAAAGCAGCCATTTTAAACGGTACTGACCCCATATCAGCCCTTAACGGCATTACGGTTACAGGCGGTCGTTTGAATTTATACGGTGCTATTATGGAATTGGTGCCGGGTGGTGTATGCAATTCCTCTTTTACGCTTACACCCACTGCAAGCAGCAGTTCTGTGTGTAAAGGATCAACAGGCAATGTATCGGTGAATGTGGGTGCTGTTGCAGGTTTTAGCAATCCGGTTACTTTGAGTGTCAGTGGTTTACCAAGCGGAGTTACGGCTTCTTTCAATGCCAATCCGGTTACGCCGGTCGGTGCTTCTACACTTACATTCAATGTAACAAACGCCGCCGCTGTCGGAACTTACACGCTTACCATTAGCGGTGTTAGTGGTAGCATCACCCAAACAGCATCTTATCAACTGGTTGTTGTGAATGGCGCACCGACCGCTGCTACCCTTAGCAGTCCTGCCAACGGAGCTTCTAATCAATCCACATCGCCTGTTTTAACTTGGAGCGCAGTAAGCGGCGCAACTTCTTACACAATACAAATAGCCACAGATGCCACATTCAGTAATATGATTGTCAATCAAAGCGGTATTGTTGCTACTTCCTATACAGCGAGCGGTTTATTACCTTCAAGTACCTATTATTGGCAGGTGATAACCTATAACGGTTGCGGCAACAGCACTTCCGCCGCTTATAACTTTATTACACAAAGTGTAAGCTATTGCGCTTCTGCTGGTACTACCTTTAATGAAGAATGGATAGCTTCGGTTACAGTGAATGGAACTACTTATACTTCTTCCAATCCGGCGGGCTACGAAGATTTTACATCAAATACATTTACTGTTTGGCAAAATACTTCGCCGACTATCAGCCTTGTACCTGCATTTAGCGGTACTAGTTATGGAGAATATTGGCGGATATGGGTAGATTGGAATAATGACGGCGATTTTGATGATACCGGTGAACTGGCATTTGATGCGGGTGCTACTTCTACAACCACAGTAACAGGCAGCCTTAGCGTTCCGCAAGCGGCGAGCAATGGCACGCACCGTATGCGTGTAGCTATGAAATGGAATGCCGCCTCCACTGCCTGCGAAACTTTTCAATACGGGCAGGTAGAAGATTATAGTATTGATGTTCAGTCCACTTGTCAGGAAACAATTATTTTGACCGAACCGAATTACACCTATTTAGATGAGCCTACTTGGATACAATCTTTTTTATACATACAAGCATCTAATACGATTTCATCGGGTGCGGAAGTAATTTATACTGCTGGGGAAGCTGTTTATTTAGTGCCGCCGTTCCACGCGCAGGCGGGTGTCGATTTTCAGGCTTCTATTTATTATTGCGGCGGAATAACTAAGGGTGGTAATGAACAACAAGAAGAAAAGAATATTTCCATCGCTGAAAACATTAACAGCACACAACCTTTGCAGGTCGTTTGTGCGCCTAATCCCTTCAATTGGCAAACCATCTTTACTTATCGCCTGCCACAAGATGGTATAGTTTCTTTGCAGGTATATGATACAATGGGGCGTTTGGTAGCCAAAAGCGGCGTATTGCCACAAATGAACGGTTTGCAACAATTAGCTTTTGAGCGCAAAGATTTAAGCGCAGGAATGTATGTTTATACACTTCAATACAATGATACTTTGGTAAGCGGAAAAATGATAATAGAGTAA
- a CDS encoding universal stress protein translates to MKNILVPTDFSPYSRTALHYAAQIAAISGGTVTLMHVNNKPPENMQEILQHFWKAPSTQHTACRASKRAYPNRISSTSGFGVGRNHRRYAPPAF, encoded by the coding sequence ATGAAAAACATTCTTGTTCCTACTGATTTTTCTCCTTACTCGCGCACCGCACTACACTATGCAGCGCAAATCGCCGCTATTTCGGGGGGTACGGTTACATTGATGCATGTAAATAATAAGCCACCGGAAAATATGCAGGAAATCTTGCAGCATTTTTGGAAAGCACCCTCCACACAGCACACCGCTTGCCGAGCATCAAAAAGAGCATATCCAAATAGAATATCATCTACATCAGGGTTCGGCGTTGGACGAAATCATCGCAGGTACGCACCACCAGCATTTTGA
- a CDS encoding Mrp/NBP35 family ATP-binding protein, giving the protein MQSITYELIIQALSRVEDPDLHRDLVSLGMVRDVAFESRRIAFTLVLTTPACPLKDFLRNRCIESLQQTFGEDITVEIEMTAQVSTLRQEQESVLPYVKNVIAVASGKGGVGKSTLAANLALALAKKGARVGLLDADLYGPSVPTMFGLQQARPQVIEEDGKHKMVPIERYGLKLLSIGFLMDDKQAVVWRGPMASSALKQLVNDAVWGELDYLLFDLPPGTGDIHLTLVQQVPLTGAVIITTPQEVALADVRKSIAMFQLPQIAVPILGVVENMAYFTPPELPDHKYYIFGRGGGEQLAEEFQVPFLGQMPLVQSVREGGDIGNPALLSSDALTVSLFDDLAGRVARQVAVRNEQFNPRLVNFY; this is encoded by the coding sequence ATGCAAAGTATCACTTACGAGCTTATTATCCAAGCACTCAGCCGAGTAGAAGACCCCGACTTGCACCGCGATTTGGTGTCGTTGGGAATGGTTCGCGATGTAGCATTTGAAAGCAGACGCATCGCTTTTACGCTGGTACTCACCACGCCCGCCTGCCCCTTGAAAGATTTTTTGCGAAATCGCTGTATAGAATCTTTACAACAAACTTTCGGCGAAGATATAACCGTGGAAATAGAAATGACCGCTCAGGTGAGCACTTTGCGTCAGGAGCAGGAGAGCGTATTGCCTTATGTGAAAAATGTGATAGCGGTGGCTTCGGGCAAAGGTGGCGTAGGAAAATCAACGCTGGCGGCAAACTTGGCACTGGCATTGGCAAAAAAAGGAGCGCGTGTGGGCTTGTTAGATGCCGACTTGTACGGACCCTCTGTGCCTACGATGTTCGGTTTGCAGCAGGCTCGCCCGCAAGTGATAGAAGAAGACGGCAAACACAAAATGGTGCCCATTGAACGCTATGGCTTAAAATTGCTCTCTATTGGTTTTTTGATGGACGATAAGCAAGCCGTAGTGTGGCGGGGCCCGATGGCATCTTCTGCACTCAAACAATTGGTCAATGATGCTGTTTGGGGCGAATTAGATTATTTGTTGTTTGATTTGCCCCCCGGCACCGGCGATATTCATTTGACATTGGTGCAGCAAGTGCCGCTCACCGGAGCTGTTATTATTACCACCCCACAAGAAGTGGCTTTAGCCGATGTGCGCAAGTCTATTGCAATGTTTCAGTTGCCGCAGATAGCCGTTCCTATTTTGGGCGTTGTAGAAAATATGGCATATTTCACTCCACCCGAATTGCCCGACCACAAATATTATATTTTCGGCAGAGGCGGCGGCGAGCAGTTGGCGGAGGAGTTTCAAGTGCCGTTTTTGGGTCAGATGCCTTTGGTGCAAAGTGTGCGCGAAGGCGGCGACATCGGCAATCCCGCGCTTTTGAGCAGCGATGCCCTCACCGTTTCTTTATTCGATGATTTGGCAGGGCGCGTAGCGCGGCAGGTGGCGGTTCGCAATGAGCAGTTTAATCCGCGTTTGGTGAATTTTTATTAA
- a CDS encoding FAD-binding oxidoreductase codes for MVVVCSAASRIFGAGDRYAPSRAASQAAAGIINPVTGRRIVKSWLADTVLPFATRTYTQLEKELQISFFQPLPFLCLYEKTEEKNDFLIKSGDAAYRAYLQEWKEPLPVGVRAGNFAGKIMQSACVHPSILLPAYRRFLQQKGYLTEDIVNKEEIEIGKNDIRWKGCRARALIFCDGHWGAENPFFPDLPFLLSKGEALLLRNEAFSAACFVKKGATLCPQPQRHTFWIGSTYSWNDLERGTCSETARAELLAKAAAMIDTPFEIYQAVSGIRPTVRHRRPLIGRSDWCDKVYIFNGFGTKAFMLAPYFAAHFTAYLQGKNPLDAAIDIACISQNFGKP; via the coding sequence ATTGTTGTCGTATGCTCTGCTGCAAGCCGGATTTTCGGTGCAGGTGATAGATATGCCCCAAGCCGAGCTGCCTCGCAAGCCGCCGCCGGTATCATCAATCCGGTAACAGGCAGGCGCATTGTGAAGTCGTGGCTCGCGGATACGGTATTGCCCTTTGCCACCCGCACTTATACGCAATTGGAAAAAGAACTGCAAATCTCCTTTTTTCAGCCTTTGCCCTTTTTGTGTTTGTATGAAAAGACTGAAGAAAAAAACGATTTTTTGATAAAAAGCGGCGATGCAGCTTATCGCGCTTATTTGCAGGAATGGAAAGAGCCTTTGCCCGTAGGTGTGCGAGCAGGAAATTTTGCGGGAAAAATAATGCAAAGTGCTTGTGTACACCCTTCGATTTTATTGCCCGCTTATCGCCGTTTTTTGCAGCAAAAAGGGTATTTGACAGAGGATATTGTAAATAAAGAAGAAATTGAAATTGGAAAAAACGATATTCGCTGGAAAGGCTGTCGCGCCCGCGCCCTGATTTTCTGCGACGGGCATTGGGGGGCAGAAAACCCTTTTTTCCCCGATTTACCTTTTTTATTATCCAAAGGAGAGGCATTATTGTTGCGCAATGAGGCTTTTTCGGCGGCGTGTTTTGTGAAAAAAGGAGCAACCCTCTGTCCGCAGCCCCAACGCCACACTTTTTGGATAGGCTCTACTTATTCGTGGAACGATTTGGAGCGCGGCACTTGCAGCGAAACAGCACGCGCCGAGTTGTTGGCAAAAGCTGCCGCTATGATAGATACGCCGTTTGAAATATACCAAGCCGTGAGCGGCATACGACCCACTGTGCGCCACCGCCGCCCACTCATCGGGCGCAGTGATTGGTGCGATAAGGTGTATATTTTCAATGGTTTTGGCACTAAAGCCTTTATGCTTGCACCCTATTTTGCGGCACATTTCACTGCGTATCTGCAAGGCAAAAACCCACTTGATGCGGCGATAGACATTGCTTGTATATCGCAGAATTTTGGCAAACCCTGA